A region of Takifugu flavidus isolate HTHZ2018 chromosome 2, ASM371156v2, whole genome shotgun sequence DNA encodes the following proteins:
- the LOC130521923 gene encoding interleukin-18 receptor accessory protein-like isoform X4 codes for MERSKTDMGSVIFYFILPILLRACCVRNQRRITPDLRKDITHERYRAVEAEIFMMPCLGPEKTDEGVTWSRTSKDGKHLSFECGMNFVAETQHSGQYTCLTCDRNWSFHLQVLERKSLGCYQPEDGAQYLLVNQGGNISCPGLSCSDNTDVIWYKMKQKGIRAVSSQRRGSCEHSGWLKLCQVSTYDTGVYFCDRQTTDNWIFRRAVNVTVVPYYTPREPPKIMYPDGNLTEEVELGEPHTLECRIHFPIDIMRTHPPEVQWYMNHNMGKTPRVLMDSQQLANNIFKVVKVTQRAVIEEVTPQHLHNTYTCTATNINGSSTVTIRLKQRHKVKWPCLVQYPIGPLLLVAGLGIILHMKWLELQLIFRSYFQFGNHSRAEKEFDVFLSFVWPHKSSPSPPGTHDEAGCTNSNLLNWKKGGATERPLEALLPQVLEEWGHRLCLLERDVLPGGGQCMQTMWSSLSRGAGCLSASCQLTTSPTPMLFSSWNQESRLCCSNLPQNSS; via the exons ATGGAGAGAAGCAAGACAGACATGGGATCTGTTATCTTTTACTTTATCTTGCCCATTTTGCTGCGAGCATGCTGCGTCAGAAACCAGAGAAGGATAACCCCGG ACCTTCGAAAGGATATTACACATGAGCGCTACAGAGCTGTGGAGGCAGAAATATTTATGATGCCCTGCCTTGGACCGGAAAAGACAGACGAGGGGGTCACCTGGTCCAGGACAAGCAAAGATGGGAAACATTTAAGCTTTGAGTGTGGAATGAACTTTGTTGCTGAGACACAACATTCTGGACAGTACACATGTCTCACATG TGACAGGAACTGGTCCTTCcacctgcaggtgctggagaGAAAAAGTCTGGGATGCTACCAACCTGAAGACGGTGCACAATATCTGCTTGTGAATCAAGGAGGGAATATTTCCTGTCCAGGTCTCAGCTGCAGTGACAACACAGATGTAATTTGGTACAAGATGAAGcaaaag GGTATCAGAGCTGTCTCCTCGCAGCGCAGAGGGTCCTGCGAGCACAGCGGCTGGCTGAAACTCTGCCAGGTCAGCACGTATGACACTGGTGTGTATTTCTGTGACAGACAAACCACAGACAACTGGATCTTCCGGAGAGCCGTTAACGTCACTGTTGTAC CCTATTACACACCAAGAGAACCTCCCAAAATCATGTATCCTGATGGAAACCTCACAGAGGAAGTGGAGCTTG GAGAGCCTCACACTCTGGAATGCAGAATCCATTTTCCCATCGACATCATGAGAACGCATCCACCCGAGGTGCAGTGGTACATGAACCATAACATGGGGAAAACCCCCCGGGTGCTGATGGACAGTCAACA ACTGgcaaataacatttttaaagtgGTCAAGGTCACTCAAAGAGCAGTCATCGAGGAGGTGACCCCACAACATTTGCACAACACGTACACCTGCACGGCCACCAATATCAATGGAAGCAGCACTGTTACCATCAGACTGAAGCAAAGACACAAAG TAAAATGGCCGTGTCTGGTTCAATATCCCATTGGACCTTTGCTGCTGGTGGCCGGGCTGGGCATCATTTTGCACATGAAATGGTTGGAACTGCAGCTGATCTTCAGATCCTACTTCCAGTTTGGAAATCACAGCAGAG CTGAGAAAGAGTTCGATGTCTTTCTGTCATTTGTGTGGCCTCATAAATCCTCTCCGTCGCCCCCTGGCACCCATGACGAAG CAGGTTGCACCAATTCGAACCTGCTCAACTGGAAGAAAGGTGGTGCCACAGAGAGACCACTGGAGGCGCTGCTGCCCCAGGTGTTAGAGGAGTGGGGGCATCGCCTCTGCCTCCTGGAGAGGGACGTGCTTCCTGGGGGAGGTCAG TGTATGCAAACGATGTGGTCCTCTCTATCCAGAGGAGCCGGATGCTTATCTGCGTCCTGTCAGCTGACTACCTCTccaacaccgatgctgttttcATCCTGGAATCAGGAATCCAG GCTTTGTTGCTCAAATCTACCACAAAACTCCTCCTGA
- the LOC130521923 gene encoding interleukin-18 receptor accessory protein-like isoform X3: MERSKTDMGSVIFYFILPILLRACCVRNQRRITPDLRKDITHERYRAVEAEIFMMPCLGPEKTDEGVTWSRTSKDGKHLSFECGMNFVAETQHSGQYTCLTCDRNWSFHLQVLERKSLGCYQPEDGAQYLLVNQGGNISCPGLSCSDNTDVIWYKMKQKGIRAVSSQRRGSCEHSGWLKLCQVSTYDTGVYFCDRQTTDNWIFRRAVNVTVVQPPKIMYPDGNLTEEVELGEPHTLECRIHFPIDIMRTHPPEVQWYMNHNMGKTPRVLMDSQQLANNIFKVVKVTQRAVIEEVTPQHLHNTYTCTATNINGSSTVTIRLKQRHKVKWPCLVQYPIGPLLLVAGLGIILHMKWLELQLIFRSYFQFGNHSRAEKEFDVFLSFVWPHKSSPSPPGTHDEAGCTNSNLLNWKKGGATERPLEALLPQVLEEWGHRLCLLERDVLPGGVYANDVVLSIQRSRMLICVLSADYLSNTDAVFILESGIQALLLKSTTKLLLIWTNKASAGKIKPDPPLPLLVQKALKVLPSLDWTSGNSERRTGNFWRSLKKLLPSDNMSGY, translated from the exons ATGGAGAGAAGCAAGACAGACATGGGATCTGTTATCTTTTACTTTATCTTGCCCATTTTGCTGCGAGCATGCTGCGTCAGAAACCAGAGAAGGATAACCCCGG ACCTTCGAAAGGATATTACACATGAGCGCTACAGAGCTGTGGAGGCAGAAATATTTATGATGCCCTGCCTTGGACCGGAAAAGACAGACGAGGGGGTCACCTGGTCCAGGACAAGCAAAGATGGGAAACATTTAAGCTTTGAGTGTGGAATGAACTTTGTTGCTGAGACACAACATTCTGGACAGTACACATGTCTCACATG TGACAGGAACTGGTCCTTCcacctgcaggtgctggagaGAAAAAGTCTGGGATGCTACCAACCTGAAGACGGTGCACAATATCTGCTTGTGAATCAAGGAGGGAATATTTCCTGTCCAGGTCTCAGCTGCAGTGACAACACAGATGTAATTTGGTACAAGATGAAGcaaaag GGTATCAGAGCTGTCTCCTCGCAGCGCAGAGGGTCCTGCGAGCACAGCGGCTGGCTGAAACTCTGCCAGGTCAGCACGTATGACACTGGTGTGTATTTCTGTGACAGACAAACCACAGACAACTGGATCTTCCGGAGAGCCGTTAACGTCACTGTTGTAC AACCTCCCAAAATCATGTATCCTGATGGAAACCTCACAGAGGAAGTGGAGCTTG GAGAGCCTCACACTCTGGAATGCAGAATCCATTTTCCCATCGACATCATGAGAACGCATCCACCCGAGGTGCAGTGGTACATGAACCATAACATGGGGAAAACCCCCCGGGTGCTGATGGACAGTCAACA ACTGgcaaataacatttttaaagtgGTCAAGGTCACTCAAAGAGCAGTCATCGAGGAGGTGACCCCACAACATTTGCACAACACGTACACCTGCACGGCCACCAATATCAATGGAAGCAGCACTGTTACCATCAGACTGAAGCAAAGACACAAAG TAAAATGGCCGTGTCTGGTTCAATATCCCATTGGACCTTTGCTGCTGGTGGCCGGGCTGGGCATCATTTTGCACATGAAATGGTTGGAACTGCAGCTGATCTTCAGATCCTACTTCCAGTTTGGAAATCACAGCAGAG CTGAGAAAGAGTTCGATGTCTTTCTGTCATTTGTGTGGCCTCATAAATCCTCTCCGTCGCCCCCTGGCACCCATGACGAAG CAGGTTGCACCAATTCGAACCTGCTCAACTGGAAGAAAGGTGGTGCCACAGAGAGACCACTGGAGGCGCTGCTGCCCCAGGTGTTAGAGGAGTGGGGGCATCGCCTCTGCCTCCTGGAGAGGGACGTGCTTCCTGGGGGAG TGTATGCAAACGATGTGGTCCTCTCTATCCAGAGGAGCCGGATGCTTATCTGCGTCCTGTCAGCTGACTACCTCTccaacaccgatgctgttttcATCCTGGAATCAGGAATCCAG GCTTTGTTGCTCAAATCTACCACAAAACTCCTCCTGATATGGACCAATAAAGCTTCAGCAGGCAAAATCAAGCCCGACCCCCCATTGCCCCTCCTGGTCCAAAAAGCCTTGAAGGTGCTGCCAAGTCTGGACTGGACCTCAGGAAATTCTGAGAGGAGAACCGGCAACTTCTGGAGATCTTTGAAAAAGTTGTTGCCCAGTGACAACATGAGTGGGTACTAG
- the LOC130521923 gene encoding interleukin-18 receptor accessory protein-like isoform X1 — translation MERSKTDMGSVIFYFILPILLRACCVRNQRRITPDLRKDITHERYRAVEAEIFMMPCLGPEKTDEGVTWSRTSKDGKHLSFECGMNFVAETQHSGQYTCLTCDRNWSFHLQVLERKSLGCYQPEDGAQYLLVNQGGNISCPGLSCSDNTDVIWYKMKQKGIRAVSSQRRGSCEHSGWLKLCQVSTYDTGVYFCDRQTTDNWIFRRAVNVTVVPYYTPREPPKIMYPDGNLTEEVELGEPHTLECRIHFPIDIMRTHPPEVQWYMNHNMGKTPRVLMDSQQLANNIFKVVKVTQRAVIEEVTPQHLHNTYTCTATNINGSSTVTIRLKQRHKVKWPCLVQYPIGPLLLVAGLGIILHMKWLELQLIFRSYFQFGNHSRAEKEFDVFLSFVWPHKSSPSPPGTHDEAGCTNSNLLNWKKGGATERPLEALLPQVLEEWGHRLCLLERDVLPGGVYANDVVLSIQRSRMLICVLSADYLSNTDAVFILESGIQALLLKSTTKLLLIWTNKASAGKIKPDPPLPLLVQKALKVLPSLDWTSGNSERRTGNFWRSLKKLLPSDNMSGY, via the exons ATGGAGAGAAGCAAGACAGACATGGGATCTGTTATCTTTTACTTTATCTTGCCCATTTTGCTGCGAGCATGCTGCGTCAGAAACCAGAGAAGGATAACCCCGG ACCTTCGAAAGGATATTACACATGAGCGCTACAGAGCTGTGGAGGCAGAAATATTTATGATGCCCTGCCTTGGACCGGAAAAGACAGACGAGGGGGTCACCTGGTCCAGGACAAGCAAAGATGGGAAACATTTAAGCTTTGAGTGTGGAATGAACTTTGTTGCTGAGACACAACATTCTGGACAGTACACATGTCTCACATG TGACAGGAACTGGTCCTTCcacctgcaggtgctggagaGAAAAAGTCTGGGATGCTACCAACCTGAAGACGGTGCACAATATCTGCTTGTGAATCAAGGAGGGAATATTTCCTGTCCAGGTCTCAGCTGCAGTGACAACACAGATGTAATTTGGTACAAGATGAAGcaaaag GGTATCAGAGCTGTCTCCTCGCAGCGCAGAGGGTCCTGCGAGCACAGCGGCTGGCTGAAACTCTGCCAGGTCAGCACGTATGACACTGGTGTGTATTTCTGTGACAGACAAACCACAGACAACTGGATCTTCCGGAGAGCCGTTAACGTCACTGTTGTAC CCTATTACACACCAAGAGAACCTCCCAAAATCATGTATCCTGATGGAAACCTCACAGAGGAAGTGGAGCTTG GAGAGCCTCACACTCTGGAATGCAGAATCCATTTTCCCATCGACATCATGAGAACGCATCCACCCGAGGTGCAGTGGTACATGAACCATAACATGGGGAAAACCCCCCGGGTGCTGATGGACAGTCAACA ACTGgcaaataacatttttaaagtgGTCAAGGTCACTCAAAGAGCAGTCATCGAGGAGGTGACCCCACAACATTTGCACAACACGTACACCTGCACGGCCACCAATATCAATGGAAGCAGCACTGTTACCATCAGACTGAAGCAAAGACACAAAG TAAAATGGCCGTGTCTGGTTCAATATCCCATTGGACCTTTGCTGCTGGTGGCCGGGCTGGGCATCATTTTGCACATGAAATGGTTGGAACTGCAGCTGATCTTCAGATCCTACTTCCAGTTTGGAAATCACAGCAGAG CTGAGAAAGAGTTCGATGTCTTTCTGTCATTTGTGTGGCCTCATAAATCCTCTCCGTCGCCCCCTGGCACCCATGACGAAG CAGGTTGCACCAATTCGAACCTGCTCAACTGGAAGAAAGGTGGTGCCACAGAGAGACCACTGGAGGCGCTGCTGCCCCAGGTGTTAGAGGAGTGGGGGCATCGCCTCTGCCTCCTGGAGAGGGACGTGCTTCCTGGGGGAG TGTATGCAAACGATGTGGTCCTCTCTATCCAGAGGAGCCGGATGCTTATCTGCGTCCTGTCAGCTGACTACCTCTccaacaccgatgctgttttcATCCTGGAATCAGGAATCCAG GCTTTGTTGCTCAAATCTACCACAAAACTCCTCCTGATATGGACCAATAAAGCTTCAGCAGGCAAAATCAAGCCCGACCCCCCATTGCCCCTCCTGGTCCAAAAAGCCTTGAAGGTGCTGCCAAGTCTGGACTGGACCTCAGGAAATTCTGAGAGGAGAACCGGCAACTTCTGGAGATCTTTGAAAAAGTTGTTGCCCAGTGACAACATGAGTGGGTACTAG
- the LOC130521923 gene encoding interleukin-18 receptor accessory protein-like isoform X2: protein MERSKTDMGSVIFYFILPILLRACCVRNQRRITPDLRKDITHERYRAVEAEIFMMPCLGPEKTDEGVTWSRTSKDGKHLSFECGMNFVAETQHSGQYTCLTCDRNWSFHLQVLERKSLGCYQPEDGAQYLLVNQGGNISCPGLSCSDNTDVIWYKMKQKGIRAVSSQRRGSCEHSGWLKLCQVSTYDTGVYFCDRQTTDNWIFRRAVNVTVVPYYTPREPPKIMYPDGNLTEEVELGEPHTLECRIHFPIDIMRTHPPEVQWYMNHNMGKTPRVLMDSQQLANNIFKVVKVTQRAVIEEVTPQHLHNTYTCTATNINGSSTVTIRLKQRHKVKWPCLVQYPIGPLLLVAGLGIILHMKWLELQLIFRSYFQFGNHSRAEKEFDVFLSFVWPHKSSPSPPGTHDEGCTNSNLLNWKKGGATERPLEALLPQVLEEWGHRLCLLERDVLPGGVYANDVVLSIQRSRMLICVLSADYLSNTDAVFILESGIQALLLKSTTKLLLIWTNKASAGKIKPDPPLPLLVQKALKVLPSLDWTSGNSERRTGNFWRSLKKLLPSDNMSGY from the exons ATGGAGAGAAGCAAGACAGACATGGGATCTGTTATCTTTTACTTTATCTTGCCCATTTTGCTGCGAGCATGCTGCGTCAGAAACCAGAGAAGGATAACCCCGG ACCTTCGAAAGGATATTACACATGAGCGCTACAGAGCTGTGGAGGCAGAAATATTTATGATGCCCTGCCTTGGACCGGAAAAGACAGACGAGGGGGTCACCTGGTCCAGGACAAGCAAAGATGGGAAACATTTAAGCTTTGAGTGTGGAATGAACTTTGTTGCTGAGACACAACATTCTGGACAGTACACATGTCTCACATG TGACAGGAACTGGTCCTTCcacctgcaggtgctggagaGAAAAAGTCTGGGATGCTACCAACCTGAAGACGGTGCACAATATCTGCTTGTGAATCAAGGAGGGAATATTTCCTGTCCAGGTCTCAGCTGCAGTGACAACACAGATGTAATTTGGTACAAGATGAAGcaaaag GGTATCAGAGCTGTCTCCTCGCAGCGCAGAGGGTCCTGCGAGCACAGCGGCTGGCTGAAACTCTGCCAGGTCAGCACGTATGACACTGGTGTGTATTTCTGTGACAGACAAACCACAGACAACTGGATCTTCCGGAGAGCCGTTAACGTCACTGTTGTAC CCTATTACACACCAAGAGAACCTCCCAAAATCATGTATCCTGATGGAAACCTCACAGAGGAAGTGGAGCTTG GAGAGCCTCACACTCTGGAATGCAGAATCCATTTTCCCATCGACATCATGAGAACGCATCCACCCGAGGTGCAGTGGTACATGAACCATAACATGGGGAAAACCCCCCGGGTGCTGATGGACAGTCAACA ACTGgcaaataacatttttaaagtgGTCAAGGTCACTCAAAGAGCAGTCATCGAGGAGGTGACCCCACAACATTTGCACAACACGTACACCTGCACGGCCACCAATATCAATGGAAGCAGCACTGTTACCATCAGACTGAAGCAAAGACACAAAG TAAAATGGCCGTGTCTGGTTCAATATCCCATTGGACCTTTGCTGCTGGTGGCCGGGCTGGGCATCATTTTGCACATGAAATGGTTGGAACTGCAGCTGATCTTCAGATCCTACTTCCAGTTTGGAAATCACAGCAGAG CTGAGAAAGAGTTCGATGTCTTTCTGTCATTTGTGTGGCCTCATAAATCCTCTCCGTCGCCCCCTGGCACCCATGACGAAG GTTGCACCAATTCGAACCTGCTCAACTGGAAGAAAGGTGGTGCCACAGAGAGACCACTGGAGGCGCTGCTGCCCCAGGTGTTAGAGGAGTGGGGGCATCGCCTCTGCCTCCTGGAGAGGGACGTGCTTCCTGGGGGAG TGTATGCAAACGATGTGGTCCTCTCTATCCAGAGGAGCCGGATGCTTATCTGCGTCCTGTCAGCTGACTACCTCTccaacaccgatgctgttttcATCCTGGAATCAGGAATCCAG GCTTTGTTGCTCAAATCTACCACAAAACTCCTCCTGATATGGACCAATAAAGCTTCAGCAGGCAAAATCAAGCCCGACCCCCCATTGCCCCTCCTGGTCCAAAAAGCCTTGAAGGTGCTGCCAAGTCTGGACTGGACCTCAGGAAATTCTGAGAGGAGAACCGGCAACTTCTGGAGATCTTTGAAAAAGTTGTTGCCCAGTGACAACATGAGTGGGTACTAG